In one Lolium rigidum isolate FL_2022 chromosome 3, APGP_CSIRO_Lrig_0.1, whole genome shotgun sequence genomic region, the following are encoded:
- the LOC124695135 gene encoding LOW QUALITY PROTEIN: glucan endo-1,3-beta-glucosidase 10-like (The sequence of the model RefSeq protein was modified relative to this genomic sequence to represent the inferred CDS: deleted 1 base in 1 codon; substituted 1 base at 1 genomic stop codon), whose protein sequence is MAPRLGCLRPQQRTGAMHLAVALCALVLALAPASGATYVPLLGINYGRVGNNLPPPQAALPLLRNLGIARVRLYDPDPPTLRAFAKTGIELYVGVPDQALATVADPAGATAWLKSSILPSLPDTKIVALTVGNEVLTGNDTALIRNLLPAMQALHDALAAANLDKQIAVTTAHNLGILGTSYPPSAGAFRKDLLPVLCPILDFHARTGSPFLVNAYPYFAYSDDPKGIHLDYALLEPSYPGVPDANTGLHYPNLLVAQVDAAYHAIAAANSAAARTVEIRVSETGWPSAGDAAEKDAATPQNAARYNSNLMRLVAQWKGTPLKPAVPLRVYVFALYNENTKPGPASERHYGLFNPDSTPVYQLTYIPAHVPGGGGAGDNTTGGDNGYYDISDASRQPTGRVCSKEMPLXVIASLLVSVLLYHSSVHMLVGGGHGRKLRWQEVSLS, encoded by the exons ATGGCGCCCCGCCTCGGCTGCCTCCGGCCCCAGCAGCGCACCGGCGCCATGCATCTCGCCGTGGCACTGTGCGCGCTCGTGCTCGCACTGGCGCCCGCCTCGGGCGCCACCTACGTGCCGCTGCTGGGCATCAACTACGGCCGGGTGGGGAACAACCTGCCGCCGCCGCAGGCCGCGCTGCCGCTGCTCCGCAACCTCGGCATTGCCCGCGTGCGCCTCTACGACCCGGACCCGCCCACGCTGCGCGCCTTCGCCAAAACCGGCATCGAGCTCTACGTCGGCGTCCCGGACCAGGCCCTCGCCACCGTCGCCGACCCGGCGGGCGCCACCGCCTGGCTCAAGTCCagcatcctcccctccctcccggACACCAAGATCGTCGCCCTCACCGTCGGCAACGAGGTGCTCACGGGCAACGACACGGCCCTCATCCGCAACCTGCTCCCCGCGATGCAGGCCCTCCACGACGCGCTCGCCGCGGCCAACCTCGACAAGcagatcgccgtcaccaccgcgCACAACCTCGGCATCCTCGGGACCTCCTACCCACCTTCCGCCGGCGCCTTCCGCAAGGACCTCCTCCCGGTCCTCTGCCCCATCCTCGACTTCCACGCCCGCACCGGCTCCCCCTTCCTCGTCAACGCCTACCCCTACTTCGCCTACTCCGACGACCCCAAGGGCATCCACCTCGACTACGCGCTCCTCGAGCCCTCCTACCCCGGCGTCCCCGACGCCAACACGGGGCTCCACTACCCCAACCTCCTCGTCGCGCAGGTCGACGCCGCCTAccacgccatcgccgccgccaacagcGCCGCCGCGCGGACGGTCGAGATCCGGGTCTCCGAGACCGGCTGGCCCTCCGCGGGCGACGCCGCCGAGAAGGACGCCGCCACCCCCCAGAACGCCGCGCGCTACAACAGCAACCTCATGCGCCTCGTCGCGCAGTGGAAGGGCACGCCGCTCAAGCCCGCCGTGCCGCTGCGCGTCTACGTCTTCGCGCTCTACAACGAGAACACCAAGCCCGGCCCGGCGTCGGAGCGCCACTACGGACTGTTCAACCCCGACAGCACGCCCGTGTACCAGCTCACCTATATCCCCGCGCacgtccccggcggcggcggtgctggagACAACACCACCGGCGGAGACAACGGCTACTACGACATCTCCGATGCGTCGCGGCAACCCAC TGGTCGTGTCTGCTCAAAAGAGATGCCACTTTAGGTGATTGCATCATTGCTCGTTAGT GTATTACTTTACCATTCCAGCGTGCACATGCT GGTCGGCGGTGGACATGGGCGCAAGCTGCGGTGGCAGGAGGTGTCGCTCTCCTGA